The Labrus mixtus chromosome 21, fLabMix1.1, whole genome shotgun sequence nucleotide sequence GTTGGACACCAGGGGAGATTTTGTGATTTACTTCTGTAATATATAGAGACTGATTTTTGTCTACTCTTCCCACTTAAGTTTATCAAGACAACTTCTACTCCTTTTCAGTCTAAGCTTTGTAAtctcacttttctgtttttgctgaTAATTTAGACAATGCTGACATTAAATGTGGGGGTTGgtctcagtggtagagtcggtcgtctctcaactggtcAGGAGTTCAATCCCTAGCTTCTGCAGTCACACGTCCGATgtcccaagttgctccctctgcttcgtcagcagagcatgaatgtgtatgaatggaacaagttaatactgatggacactttacacagcaacctctgccatcagtgtgtgaatgtgtaggtgtgacctgcggtttaaaagagctctgagtagtcagaagacaaaaaaaatcactatacaagctcaagtccatttacaattcaACAAATGACGAGGGAAGTAGGCCAATAGGCTtatgatcttgtttttttaaatctgtaatgtGAAATTTGCCAAAAGTTATAACACCTTTAAACTTACTAAATCACATGTTGTTATATGTTTGTTTAACCCGTTCAAAAGCAGAAACTGTAGTTTTATGGATATTTAGGTGCTGTTTTTATACTAATCAAGCAATCTTGGAACCAATTTCCTAAACTGATGCCGCCAATGCGAGCGCTGTAACCTTTGATGAACTAAAAAGGACTTCCTTTTCCCTGTGGTGCCACTGTTTTGACAGCCTCTGAAGTAACCTGACCATTTAAAAGCAGATTTTCTGATGCTCTTGAAtgcagatttttatttatacatttaaaaaaaaaaaaaaatctaagttaTCGTGAGGTTAATGCAAATGGGTTCAGCTAATGCACACTGCCCCACTCGCTCTCCACAGAAacgtttttttctgcatacaaccaaagcctgctgattcGTGATGGGTCAACACTACTTGGTCTAAAAGCAGACAATAAACTGAAAACTTTGGTACAACAAAAATCTGGTTTTAAGCATTTTCTTAATTTATTAATCCTCTAGCATCTCTCCGTTCTAAGACTTTGTTCACAGCATGTTGTTGCAGCCATAGGGTCGCAGGAGTAACTTAACAAAGATGTCAGAGCTGTATCATCAGAATACTTAAGAATGTAATGATTTGTAGCACGGCTGAACTCACAGGCCATAAAAGAAATACAAGATTTGAAAACTGTGCTCCAGATGATAAGCTTACGTTTATTGGAGCTGAATGTGTGGCAGATATCTAAATGGAGAAAGTAAAAGAACAAGGTTTGAGATGGCTCTTTGTCCccatcccctccctctcctcaggCGGAGACTCACCACTCCTCATGTGAGAACCGAGGTCACACTAAAGTTCCTCGGGGTTTCTCTCCCACCACTCGTCTCCTCGACCTGCGCGGAAACCACTTCCACTACATAACCAGCAACAGCTTCCCCGGCGTCTCCCAGGTGGTGTCGCTACATCTGCAGCGCTGCAAAATGGCGGAGGTGGAGGGCGGGGCTTTCAGTGGAATGAAGGGACTGATATACCTGTACCTGTCAGAGAACGACCTCACGTCTCTCAGCCCTGACGCCTTTAAAGGTCCAattaaatgtgttgaaaagaCATTTTGGACATCATTAAGACGTGTTTCTGTGTACTGAATTTGAACTTCTTTAATCCTCGTCCACAGGCCTCCCTCAGCTGACATACCTCCATTTGGAGAAGAACCGCTTCACCAGTTTCCCCATAGGAGCTTTCAAACTGGTGCCCAGTCTGCTGGCGCTTCACCTGGAGAACAACACCATCGCCAAGCTGGAGGCAGACATATTGACTGGCGCAGGGGGCCTCAGAGCCCTCTACCTTACCGGGAACGCCATTGACCACGTGTCACCCAGAGCTCTGGACCAGGCTGGTGACCTGGATACGCTCCACCTGGGGGGAAACAAGCTGAGCGAGGTGCCTACTGAGGCGCTGAGCAAGACGGGAAACCTCAGAGACCTGAGGCTGTCGGGGAATTCTGTACGCTGGGTGGGGCCCAACGCTTTTCGACCGTTGGCAGGGTCACTGAAGGAGCTGTACCTTGATAACATGGGACTTGAGAAGGTAGGAAAGCTCTTATTTCTTTAAGGCCTTCTCTTAAATTTTATGTAACCCGCTCATTTAGCCTTTGAAATTTAATCTTAAGATTAAAACGCTGTCATCCAGACAGATCTCCAGCCATAGTTCTGGCTTTAAAGTCAGCAACAAATCATTCAGGTGACATTTTTCTGATGTCTCTCGTACTCCAGATGTCACAGAACTCCCTGGCAGGTCTGGGCCCAGGATTGAGGAGTCTCTTTCTGGAGGGCAACCAGCTGGAGGAGGTGCCTAACCTTCACACTTTCACTTCCCTGGAGGTGATCAACCTGGCCGACAACCCTCTGATGTGTGACTGCCCTCTGCTGCCTTTACGCCTGTAAGTACTTTTTTCTAATCACAGCACAGTGCAATGAGAAatcctttttgttttggggTTGTTCCTTGACTccttaaaacaagacaaacctTGTTTTACGTCATTCATCTGGGGTCGTGTATTGATGAAGCACATGTTTTTGTTGGGTCGGTTATGTAGCCTATGCTTGGTTCCTTGCAGCTGtgagtccaaaaacaaaaaaaacacaaaatcttgCTGTTGGATTTACCATTCCATATAATAATGCTCTAAAAATTATGATTTATAAAGAACTTAAGTAAAGTACATGTTTGTTGCTTCGGTGTGCCACGGTCAAAAACCATTGACCTCAAATTGTGTGCAACACCTGCTGCTAATCAGCATTCTTAAATAAGTTTGGCTCCCTGGGATCACAGTGCCGCCTAGTGGTCAGCCCAATaagcaaaaaaacccaaaatggCTCAAACATGTGTCATCATTTACAGGATTATTCCTTATCCATAAATTATTAATTTCAGGGGGAAATGTTGCAAATTTTCAACCTTATGCAAAAGTCTGATTATGTTTTAGTAATGGCAGAGTgtacaataataatcaaacgTTTTGCCTTTTGATGTATTGATCCTCTTACCTTAAAGCATTCTATCATCTGCATTCCCTTtgcacacattcacagcagCAACAAGAATACGTTTATGGAGTTTTTTACAGAGTTGACTATCTTTAACAGGTTTTCAGTTTGATCTCAAGGCGGCAGATATAATCACAGTTCTTTGACGTTGTTGTGTTGCTATGAAGAACAACAGGatataaaagttgtaaatataaCTGTAATATAAAAACCTGTATTGCAAACCAGCAAAGAAAACTGCTACAAATTCAGCAAAAATGACACCTGAGATATGAGTGTTATAGGCAAGAATACATGTTTAATCATCTGAatgtatttaaatcattttagatATTAAAGTTTGGAAGTCACACAGCTCAACCAGGACAACAAAAGTACTTATCAGGTCaaaggctcagagagagagaaatggcctCTACGTTCAATGCACTTGGACTTAACCCAAGCCAAGAAGAGAGAAATCGACTTTTCTCAGTCAGTAAAGCACCACACAGAAGAATATAGTGCTTCcattaataaatataatacattttatcatgggcattaaaaaatgttttcagtccTTTTTTAAGTGCGTCCACAGTCTGTGGAGCCCTCAGGTGGTCAGGGAGAGCATTTCAATTTCAAAGCATGTGGAGGGCTCTGTCCCCCGTTGAGCAGAGCTTAGTCCTGTGGGTTTTAAGGCGGTTGGTCTCAGATTTACATTTACCATCATTTTTTAGAGCAGTCAGAAAACTTTATGGATTAACCCATTTGACATAGTTTGTGTCTTTACAGTTTAAAGTgtattcctcctcttcatccaggTGGATTGAGAAAGTCAACCTGAAGGTACGAGCCACCTGTGCAAACCCCCCTGAGCTGAGGGGTCGCAGGGTCAAGGACGTCCACGTCTTCAAAGCCTGTCCAGGAGGAGAGAGCCTCCCCTCCGCCCCAACCGTCACCCCAAAACCTGCAAAGCCACCAAAGGCCACCAAACCCAAACCGATGCACCTTCAGGGCCTTCGGCAGGTGAAAATGATGAAACCCAAATCCAAAACACGCAAGGGTCCCAACACGAAACCAACAGCAGCCAAGAAAACCACCAAGACAGGAATCATGGCGTGAACCTGCTGCCTTTAGCTGTTTTGAGACTTCAGTTTCCAGTTAACTGCATCTGATGAGCAAGAGGTGGAACCAAAGATTTTAATTCTTAAACTGTAAACTCTCTTAGACCGGTCTCTGCCGAGGCTCCTTCACATCTTCTGTCAGTCAAGTTTCCATTAGCCAGTGTGTTGCTGTTTAATccacaaattaaaaaagttatATTCCTTCTAACATCATCCCAGGAATCAACACCGAGCATACTTTCTTCTGCCAGCAGAACAAGATACACATTGACAGTTCAGCTAGTCCCCCCAGCAGCTCTGTTGGGACTCTGTAGCTTCTTGGAGGAGGCTAATAAAGTGAACGTCATtagcttaaaggcagggttggtaattttcaaaaactagcatgattttgaaagtagcattctcTCAGTGCTCCAGTGCTTTGAATGTGGTTGagcagggaggcgtctgattggttcatcagattggtacctcgtggcagacattggtttaAGTTTTTACacgcttacaactgctacagatgacagagtttctttgttcctttttcagagcacattcaTTTTTTACTTCTATCAGGACAttaagacaatttcaaccaaaatcttaaaaagtgaatctggaggaaatgacccaCCCTGCCTTTAACAATCTGGCACCAAAATACAACAATCCTCAACCTAATACTAAAGATATCTTGACCACAACAGCAGAACGTTTGTAAAGATATCATGAGTCAACGATTATgatcaagttatttttttaatgaaatattacatatttacaaaaacagaagaacatcTGGATCTGACCATGGAGAAATAAAACCTTACAACAAACATTTGTCTGCTCTGTTAACTCAGAATGATCAAACATCTCCGGATGACGTCCACATGTTTAACTCTCAATGATAAGTCATGTTGAactctaaaaaaacacattatgcaCAAAGGTCCTCAGAGTTTGACAGTTTGGATAAAGTGAGGTAGTTACAACACTGACTAAGTTGCTCCTTGTGGGCTGTCCAGTGTTTTCAAGtattaaaatgtcatcaaatcaaacctgGTCTGCCAAACTGTTTATGGTCGGCATTTTACAGCAATCATTATTTTATGTATATGCATTCAATAATTACATCTTTAAAGCCCATTTCATAAAGATACTGCACTTGTGAAAACATCCCGACattgtctgtcagtgtgtagCATGCCTTCTCATTTGGCCCTTAGATTCTTGAGTATTAAGAAGACGGCATAAAGTCTGGCTGAGTAGACGGATGCAGCAGGTAATAGCCTCGAACATTCATGACGAGCCAAGTGTGCAGGTTTGAGTTTGTCAGCTTTGTACTGTTGGATGCTCATCTCAGTTGCAGTCAGTCCTTAAACATGAAGCAGTGATAGAAACACAGCAATGGTAACCGTACTGGTTACTACGTTAACCTCAGTGATCTACaggaaacatttagcaaaacatccagctgtgttgttgtgactGCAGCCTCACAGTTTGTTAAATCACTCAGAGCCACATCACTGTTATACCTAACAAAATGCAGAAGTTTGAAAGGTTAGCCCTAAAAACTTAGGGTATCCACATGCTGTTAACATGCTCTTCATCTCACCAGGACTGACATTTGTAGGATTGTAACTTTAAACCACCAAAGATCTTGACAGATGTTGCACGTCTCTTTGCTCATCCAACTTTTTCTTCAAGCAAACATCTCAATCGTCCATTTCTACAGCCCCGTCCTCTGTGTCCTGCTCAACATTGATATCTGAAATGTCCTCCATAGCACTGTCATCTCCTTCTATGCTTTTCTCCGTGATGCTTTCTTCATTACAACTCTTTTCCAATGAGCAAAACTTTGTCTGTCTCCCGGCTGCTGATGCCCTTTTTGTCGTCTTCCCATGTGCCCTGTTTTTCAAACTGCTCCGCTCTGGCTCCTGATGTGGTCGTGCCTCGCTCTGctcccccgcctcctccatttTAATTATACTTAGAGGGAGCTGTTTACGGTTGTCTGGAGGTTCAGTAGGCGTCTCCATCTCAACCTCCACCTCTTCAACTTTCACGTGCACTGCAAAGACTGTAGACACGGAATGAAGTGAGCGATTCATCCTAAatatttttgaataaaaaagcaTGTAGTACAAGTTTGCCAACTtactctcctgctcctctgacTCAGACTTGGGCTTGATGATAGGATGTTTTGAAGGAAGACTTGGCTCTTTAGGCTCTGGAGGACTGTCAGTGCCGGTGGCCTCAGGCTGGCCATCATGCTCCTGAGAAGCAGCATCTTCAGCTTGTTCCTGAGAGAGCCTCTTTTTGGCATTCCTCTTTtctgaaaaaagtaaaacatggaGGTTAAAGAATAGTTCTATTTCCTCCTGATCTAAGAAAACACATATGAGCCAAGTTTCTGTAGCTGGACATAAAACTTACTCTTTTTCCTCAACATAAAAGGCTTGGCTTTCTTGCTTTGGTTCTCAAACAAATTCACTGGaaacagagcagaacaaaccgtcagatcaaattaaaaacacatttaattaactCAGGTAAACAATCAGAATAGGATGGCTCTCTACAAAACACAAGGGGCCGttactgtaaatatggttaccGAGTCCAGGTGGCGGCTGCAGCTGGTAGCCCATGAGATCACACCAGCCAGCAGGGTAGATGTCCGGGGACTGGTGGTCGATCCACTGGTCAAACTCGTCCTCCCAGCCGTCAAAGTGAATGAGCAGCAGGCGGCCCACGAAGCGCTTCACTGTGGCCACACACACCAGGCGCGGCTCCATCAGGTCCACCGCTTCCAGCTTCATGTTGCGGGAGAAGCTGTGACCCGGGTAgtcctggggaaaaaaaaaagaaattacaaatcaaataatttttgtgtttttttttttttttaaatagaaaggtgTAAAGAAGGTCGACAGCACTGTTGATGAATCAAAAAGGGATTTAAAGTTGATGCTTAACAAGGAGCAAGACTTGAAATGCTGAACTCCGTTTGGACTTTCTGTCTTATAATGCTGAACTTACAACATTGAACAGTCTTGATGGTGCGGCTCGAGCTCTGGTCTCTTTCAGGTATTTGTCCCAGGTGAAGGTCTTGGAGTCATAACCTGCCAAAAACAGGTAATCAGAGGTCATTTATGAACCCTATACTACTTGAAATATTTTCTATTCCTTGCTGATTCTCAGCATAAACCGACGACACCTTTAAAAATCTGGAACTTAAAGCAAACTTCAATAAGCAGTGGAGTTAAAAACGTGAGCTGAATGATTCTGCACATCGTGTTTACCTGGAGGTACAGTGAGAGGGAGTTTGTTCTTCTCACAGAAGCCCACAGGAAGGAGGGCATGAGACGAGGCGTGGTAACAAAACCAGTCAGAACCGTTGTTGGATATTGTGCCATCGATACCCACCATCAGGTATCCATCTAACAACACCTGGGAGGAGTCGGAGAGGGCGAGGAAGCAGCGAGagtaaaagaggaaaaattatTGACTTAATGGGTTTACTAATTCAGTCCTGATCATAAGAAAAGGACAGGTGTATTTACCTTGTGCACAGTGGCCACAGAGATGCTGCCCAGATTAAGAGGGTCGATGGCCTCCAGCTTCATCCCCTCCTCGAAGAAACACCCGTCCATGTAGACAAACCTGGGCTGCAGATCAAACTGAGATGAGCTACAGCCGTGATATATGGAGTGATTTATGTTCAGAGTTTTGTTGTTCCAGCAGAACAGGAAAAACGTTGGCCAAAGATAACAGTTACTAACATGTCAAGCTTCTTTATTAACTCTCAGTTAACATAGAAGTGTTTTAAGAGTTAGAAGTCCTAAAGTCTAcaaagagcctttttttttaccttaacaAATAAACTGCACCAGATTTCTGTCATTTCTGACTTTTAAAAGCCGCCAGACTACATCAATAGAAACTGGGATTCTAACTTGCACAACACAGGAGTTTCTACTCTACCTCTTAGTTGATCTCTTAAAGATcatatattatgcaaaatacacgtaaacatgtttgtcaaactcttatatgtgtccctagtccgtcaACAACCCCCATTTGTGAGAAAAGACAACCCTATCCATCTTTTTCCTACTCcaaatgtgtgttcaaagattttccctttgtgacattacaaagggcagtaacccctccccaggtgggtgacactcccacagctagaggtttgttctgccctttgagtctgccttctcatagTAAACAATAGGATATGGGGCAAGAAAGCCCAGGCaaccccttccagagagggggcgtggtcaaacacagctcatttgcatttaaagctacagacacagaaacagcctgttctgagcagggctgaaatagaggggtttatagacatgatcaaatacaggatcagagtggatttttggcaagaaacttcataGACATGTTTTAAGGAACTCAGAGActcatttaaacttgttgaaaaggaggatattATACGACCACCAATTGTTCTTGTGTTACACAAAACGTGTGTGGGTTCCAAACTAACCGGTTACAACACCAACATTTTACAATAACACAAACTAATATAGGAgaggtagaccagcaactcGTGTGTTCTGCAGAGTTAAAGTACacttatttctgttttaaagaagGGATCTTAAGTCTCTCTGTAGAGCTCATACAAAGACAGACCTTTATTCacaacattttataaacaatcTGAGGATCTCAGTGGGAAAGAACAGCACTAAGTGGTCATACTTGAATTGGGAACACTTGCCCACAGGGATTACTCTGCAGCCATTACAGCTAGGGCAATCCACCAATTTCAAAATGGttgtaaacaatagaacatgttAACACCAGAACATGTAAAATAGgtttaaatcaaacaatgtAATCATCAAGTCCCACATCTAGGCTTGGGTCAAATAAAACAGTCAGCTGGGTGCTGATGTGTTGCAGGACCCTAATCTGCAGCCACACAGCTGAAAGATGAATGGTTAGAATATTGACTCTTCTGACAGTTTAATGtgatttattgatgtgttttgttgcGACAGTTTGCGACTGCTGAaggcattttaaaatgagcaagaCAACTTGTTCATAAAAAAGGCTTATAGTccaaatcagctgtttttttaatttgacccCTTTCTCACCTTCTTAAAGAGCAGGAATGAACTGTCGGAGTGTCCCCGGGAAGTAGCCGCTTCCATGGTGTTTACTGAAATCAGAAGGAAGCATTCGTCCATTAAGTGTTTGTCTACCATGGCAAAAGAAATCTGACTTCATCTGTTCAATGGCTACAGCAATCGActaatgagaaagaaaacagatcttctgtagttacattttatcttgacATTAGacaaagctaaataaaaaaacgatGTGTCTTGGTAGCCAGTTCTTAAATGTCTTCCTCCCTCATGTCATTACTTCTGTGCCTTTCTGTAAATACTATTTATCATATGTGTGGAAAATCAACATCGTAAACCTACCGGGTGTTTTGATGTCATGACCCACTCTGCTGGACCAGCCTATCGGGTGCAGGAGGGGGCTCCACATATGGCACCAGAAGTCGAGGGTAACGTTTTCAGGGGCGTCGCTTTGGTCTGCGTACACCAACCGCAGACGGCCGCCGACAATCGAGTCGATGAGGGCGATGCGGGTCCGGCTCACGTGTTTGGGATCCACCACCTCCACGCGCGAGCCGATTCTGAAGGAGGTCCTCATGCTCTCTGCGAGCTGTGGAAGAGGATGAGGTAAACAGACATGCTGATTGTATTCAATAATGTCAACAAATTCAACCATCTGTTCAAAGTGTGCATTTCACACGTATCGGATAAATGGGTTGATTTATTATGAAGCAGCCTCCACGCTTACCTTCAGGTAGAAGTCAACAGGTAAAGTGTCAGCCCCCACCAGCTTCTTCATCAGATAGTCTTTCCAATCTGGGATGTTCTGATTTACATCTGTGGTCACCACAATTTGTCAAGTTAGAACAAACCAATTCCAAAAATTATGTGATCGAggacatttttaacattattttaacacATCAACTGCTACATTCAATCATGACTGAACACTGTATTCCCGGGGACGCAGTTAACTGTTTTGATTGGGTAACAAAAGTGTGACGATGGTCATatagttatttttcttttttaaaggttattttgcagcttttcatgccttcatttagagataggtcagtggtagagtcagaaatgagagagagagtggggatcgacatgc carries:
- the l3mbtl2 gene encoding lethal(3)malignant brain tumor-like protein 2 isoform X2 gives rise to the protein MMVRVCVFPGCANKEVSGLPYRFHPIPLGDIGVKHLWLLALKIDLGTSRAALKNLRVCSDHFSDEDYETPATNNKTQHKLKITATPKNQGKPPSKKATVLNKVNKAPAAPSGAEASPARFEWGAYLDKETSLAASVSCFRHAPLCAQWDDIHVGMKVEVLNSNAVLPSKVYWIATVIQVAGYKALLRYEGFEHDSSHDFWGSLVSGELNPIGWCAMTSKLLVPPKDVNQNIPDWKDYLMKKLVGADTLPVDFYLKLAESMRTSFRIGSRVEVVDPKHVSRTRIALIDSIVGGRLRLVYADQSDAPENVTLDFWCHMWSPLLHPIGWSSRVGHDIKTPVNTMEAATSRGHSDSSFLLFKKPRFVYMDGCFFEEGMKLEAIDPLNLGSISVATVHKVLLDGYLMVGIDGTISNNGSDWFCYHASSHALLPVGFCEKNKLPLTVPPGYDSKTFTWDKYLKETRARAAPSRLFNVDYPGHSFSRNMKLEAVDLMEPRLVCVATVKRFVGRLLLIHFDGWEDEFDQWIDHQSPDIYPAGWCDLMGYQLQPPPGLVNLFENQSKKAKPFMLRKKKKRNAKKRLSQEQAEDAASQEHDGQPEATGTDSPPEPKEPSLPSKHPIIKPKSESEEQEIFAVHVKVEEVEVEMETPTEPPDNRKQLPLSIIKMEEAGEQSEARPHQEPERSSLKNRAHGKTTKRASAAGRQTKFCSLEKSCNEESITEKSIEGDDSAMEDISDINVEQDTEDGAVEMDD
- the l3mbtl2 gene encoding lethal(3)malignant brain tumor-like protein 2 isoform X1, whose amino-acid sequence is MPYHCVAYGCGKTAEDGVALFKFPKDQQEFLKWEKQVQRTRNNWVATPNSYLCSEHFGREYFEPRPHTAAPKLKPGAVPTVFVRPHCSSCSGVGCSKCLPAIQRRGITAESSLDDNDGGGDKENPAGGRVKAGHKYTEDRPAVCEMCGTTGTLSAFFSRTKRFCSLSCSRSFSSNSKKTSILARLQGKPPSKKATVLNKVNKAPAAPSGAEASPARFEWGAYLDKETSLAASVSCFRHAPLCAQWDDIHVGMKVEVLNSNAVLPSKVYWIATVIQVAGYKALLRYEGFEHDSSHDFWGSLVSGELNPIGWCAMTSKLLVPPKDVNQNIPDWKDYLMKKLVGADTLPVDFYLKLAESMRTSFRIGSRVEVVDPKHVSRTRIALIDSIVGGRLRLVYADQSDAPENVTLDFWCHMWSPLLHPIGWSSRVGHDIKTPVNTMEAATSRGHSDSSFLLFKKPRFVYMDGCFFEEGMKLEAIDPLNLGSISVATVHKVLLDGYLMVGIDGTISNNGSDWFCYHASSHALLPVGFCEKNKLPLTVPPGYDSKTFTWDKYLKETRARAAPSRLFNVDYPGHSFSRNMKLEAVDLMEPRLVCVATVKRFVGRLLLIHFDGWEDEFDQWIDHQSPDIYPAGWCDLMGYQLQPPPGLVNLFENQSKKAKPFMLRKKKKRNAKKRLSQEQAEDAASQEHDGQPEATGTDSPPEPKEPSLPSKHPIIKPKSESEEQEIFAVHVKVEEVEVEMETPTEPPDNRKQLPLSIIKMEEAGEQSEARPHQEPERSSLKNRAHGKTTKRASAAGRQTKFCSLEKSCNEESITEKSIEGDDSAMEDISDINVEQDTEDGAVEMDD